Proteins encoded together in one Marinithermus hydrothermalis DSM 14884 window:
- a CDS encoding YceI family protein — protein sequence MSQKWNIDPSHTSITFAVRHMGLATVRGQFNEVSGQVELDDANQPVAIEARIKAASIDTRDAQRDAHLRSADFLDADNHPEIVFKSTQIEPLGNQRYRITGDLTIRGVTRPVTFEATLTTPVKDPWGNLRTAAHAEGTLNRKDWGLTWNQVLEFGALLVGEEVRFEIDVEAVAPVEAQAQ from the coding sequence ATCACCTTCGCGGTACGGCACATGGGCCTCGCGACCGTTCGGGGTCAGTTCAACGAGGTGTCCGGGCAGGTTGAACTGGACGACGCCAACCAGCCCGTCGCCATCGAGGCGCGCATCAAGGCCGCGAGCATCGACACCCGCGACGCGCAGCGCGACGCCCACCTCCGCTCGGCGGACTTCCTCGACGCCGACAACCACCCCGAGATTGTCTTCAAAAGCACCCAGATCGAGCCTTTAGGAAACCAGCGCTACCGCATCACCGGCGACCTCACGATCCGCGGCGTCACCCGCCCCGTCACCTTCGAAGCCACCCTCACCACCCCGGTCAAGGACCCGTGGGGCAACCTCCGCACGGCCGCCCACGCCGAAGGCACCCTGAACCGCAAGGACTGGGGCCTCACCTGGAACCAGGTCCTGGAGTTCGGCGCGCTGCTCGTGGGCGAGGAGGTCCGATTCGAGATCGACGTCGAAGCCGTCGCGCCCGTCGAGGCCCAAGCCCAGTAA